A genomic segment from Spongiibacter sp. IMCC21906 encodes:
- a CDS encoding IucA/IucC family siderophore biosynthesis protein, translating to MNTITQPYSDQRQSGLPLSLIDSGESAVKHGADQLSANSFFNAFIRETATGQYVSCMQSRQLLLVVPLTESHRKLYLPLASRGGNSRHQFKLPLFIVEEGGDWQEIALLDAMAELLAESSYFPDASAGQRAAFLNRCRQSIDNMREVMAHRQDDLDKLFSESINFQQAEQGLLCGHSIHPVPKSREPLSTQEAIHYAPEFAGKFSIIWLAVANECWVGESSEGGSERSSNAQAVVAGDFYELWRNDKSTHPATELLDNYSVFPAHPWQWQQLQRHSIINDMLGRGDIYVLGHSSNDWRATSSLRAIYSPDSDYMLKFSLSLRLTNSLRVLLPKEMRRGLEVRRIRNTTVGQEFSRRYPYFQILAEPAYAMLKPKGATEGIPETLVLLRENPFIGSSADNVCLLATLTQDHPYAEECRAARLVRQFAISQNLPIEKAVKTWFQRYLERVVEPLMIAQADYGLLYGAHQQNLIIRFDRLLPSGAYFRDCQGTAYSNLGITLLKPELPELGRASENTLDERMANLLFVYYLFINSSFGLVSALASYGLCSEKKLFQQMRDFLIALRNGPRQDRSCFDYLLESDQLWSKGNFLCSVVGMNESTTEDPLAIYHPMANPLKI from the coding sequence ATGAATACTATTACACAGCCATATTCCGATCAACGACAGTCTGGGTTGCCGCTATCACTTATCGACAGCGGAGAATCAGCGGTAAAGCATGGTGCAGACCAGCTTTCGGCAAACAGTTTTTTTAATGCGTTTATACGCGAAACGGCGACGGGTCAATATGTAAGCTGTATGCAGAGTCGGCAGTTATTGCTGGTAGTGCCGCTCACAGAAAGCCACCGCAAGCTGTATTTACCATTGGCCAGTCGCGGTGGTAATTCTCGGCATCAATTTAAACTGCCGCTATTTATTGTGGAAGAGGGTGGTGATTGGCAAGAGATTGCGTTGCTGGATGCAATGGCTGAGCTATTGGCTGAGTCCAGCTATTTCCCTGATGCTAGCGCCGGGCAGCGTGCTGCATTTTTAAATCGATGTCGCCAGAGTATCGATAATATGCGGGAGGTTATGGCTCATCGTCAGGATGATCTTGATAAGCTGTTTTCTGAGTCAATAAACTTTCAGCAAGCAGAGCAAGGTCTGCTCTGCGGCCATTCAATTCATCCAGTCCCAAAAAGCCGCGAGCCGCTTTCCACCCAAGAGGCGATACATTATGCGCCAGAATTTGCTGGGAAATTTTCGATTATTTGGTTGGCTGTCGCCAACGAATGTTGGGTGGGTGAAAGCAGTGAAGGGGGAAGTGAAAGAAGTAGTAACGCGCAAGCAGTGGTAGCTGGTGATTTTTATGAACTATGGCGAAATGACAAGTCAACCCATCCGGCGACGGAATTATTAGATAATTACAGCGTTTTCCCCGCTCATCCGTGGCAGTGGCAGCAACTGCAGCGTCATTCCATTATTAACGACATGCTGGGACGTGGTGATATTTATGTGCTGGGTCATTCAAGTAATGACTGGCGCGCAACCTCGTCACTACGGGCAATATATTCGCCAGACAGCGATTATATGCTTAAGTTTTCGCTTAGTTTGCGTTTAACCAATTCTTTGCGCGTGCTACTACCCAAGGAGATGCGTCGCGGCTTGGAGGTTCGCCGGATAAGAAATACGACGGTGGGGCAAGAGTTTTCCCGTCGCTATCCATATTTTCAGATATTAGCTGAGCCTGCCTATGCCATGCTAAAGCCAAAAGGCGCCACTGAAGGCATTCCAGAAACCTTGGTGTTGCTTCGAGAAAATCCTTTTATAGGATCCAGCGCGGATAATGTGTGCTTGTTGGCGACGCTTACTCAAGATCATCCTTATGCAGAAGAGTGTCGAGCAGCGCGTTTGGTTAGACAATTTGCCATAAGCCAAAATTTACCGATAGAAAAAGCCGTTAAAACCTGGTTCCAGCGTTATTTAGAACGGGTCGTTGAACCCTTGATGATTGCCCAAGCAGATTACGGATTGTTATACGGCGCCCACCAACAAAACCTCATTATCCGTTTTGATAGGCTATTGCCAAGCGGTGCTTATTTTAGAGATTGTCAGGGCACCGCCTATAGTAATTTGGGCATTACCTTGCTGAAACCCGAACTACCCGAATTAGGAAGAGCCAGTGAGAACACCTTAGATGAGCGTATGGCGAATCTTCTTTTTGTTTATTACCTTTTCATCAACAGCAGCTTTGGTCTTGTTTCTGCCTTGGCGTCTTATGGCCTCTGTTCAGAAAAAAAGTTATTTCAGCAGATGCGAGATTTTTTAATTGCGCTTCGAAATGGTCCACGCCAGGACCGGAGTTGCTTTGATTACCTTTTGGAGTCAGATCAACTTTGGTCCAAGGGCAATTTCTTATGTTCTGTTGTGGGTATGAATGAAAGTACAACTGAAGACCCGTTGGCCATCTATCACCCTATGGCCAATCCGCTAAAGATTTAA
- a CDS encoding MFS transporter: MNQASYGKALIKRLSALVITIGASQMIILSQISLISEYCGLSVAELGMLVAIGTACIMFAGPYWGQRIDRLGAKPVLRFGLITSLLANVVFVGVILLLGLQRLDPSLGFAILICSRIVNGIGAAGIYPSCQSWGVSHTPPEQRMKVLSSLSAAVNIGRVIGPLLALPTLALLSLLKQFPPSLQLTTLLWILILPLFGLWALGGLQGQAVNTDDSKESTAKEPFAVTPYLLFFLAACCTITVSQLQVLLGPVLEDFYHLSALAASKGSAALLVAIAVVAATIQLTVVRRIRSARFGLILGGSLLTVGLICMQALLGGWGALPGLLLIVAGITLMIPAYTSLISASAGTKQGRIFGQLSMVHTGGFTIGFGLGSWLYTHVHSFPLIGLLSSAALLIVVLLICLQSKLTAEGATQEVN; the protein is encoded by the coding sequence ATGAATCAAGCCAGTTATGGCAAAGCATTAATCAAGCGGCTTAGCGCGCTGGTGATCACCATTGGCGCCAGCCAAATGATTATCCTCAGTCAAATCAGCTTAATTAGTGAGTATTGTGGGCTCAGCGTTGCCGAATTGGGAATGTTGGTGGCCATCGGCACGGCTTGCATTATGTTTGCCGGACCCTACTGGGGGCAGCGCATTGACAGACTAGGTGCCAAACCCGTTTTACGGTTTGGTTTAATCACAAGCCTTTTGGCCAATGTTGTTTTTGTTGGCGTTATTCTGTTGCTAGGTTTACAACGTTTAGATCCAAGTCTAGGTTTTGCTATCTTAATCTGCAGTCGCATCGTCAACGGCATTGGCGCCGCGGGTATTTATCCTTCCTGCCAAAGCTGGGGGGTAAGCCACACACCGCCAGAACAACGAATGAAGGTGCTATCGTCACTGTCCGCAGCGGTCAACATTGGTCGCGTGATTGGCCCGCTACTGGCGCTGCCAACATTGGCGCTGCTGTCTTTACTCAAGCAGTTCCCTCCTTCACTGCAACTCACCACCTTATTGTGGATTTTAATTCTGCCTCTCTTTGGTTTATGGGCACTGGGTGGCCTGCAAGGTCAGGCCGTCAATACCGACGATAGCAAAGAGTCAACGGCGAAAGAACCATTCGCTGTCACCCCGTATTTATTATTCTTTCTGGCCGCTTGCTGCACAATCACCGTATCCCAATTACAGGTGCTGCTGGGGCCAGTATTAGAAGATTTTTATCACCTTTCTGCACTGGCTGCGAGTAAAGGCAGTGCTGCGCTGTTAGTCGCCATTGCGGTTGTTGCTGCAACCATTCAGCTCACTGTTGTACGCCGAATTCGCTCTGCACGATTTGGACTCATCCTTGGGGGTAGCTTGCTAACTGTTGGATTGATATGCATGCAAGCATTGTTGGGTGGTTGGGGAGCGTTACCGGGCTTGCTGCTTATTGTCGCCGGAATAACCTTGATGATTCCGGCTTACACCAGCCTGATCAGCGCCAGCGCTGGAACCAAGCAAGGTCGTATTTTTGGGCAGCTATCGATGGTCCACACTGGGGGCTTTACCATCGGCTTTGGCTTGGGCAGCTGGTTGTACACCCATGTTCACAGCTTCCCTCTTATCGGGCTACTGAGTTCCGCAGCGCTGTTGATAGTGGTATTGCTAATATGTTTACAAAGCAAGCTCACCGCTGAGGGTGCAACACAGGAAGTCAATTAA
- a CDS encoding DMT family transporter has protein sequence MNTYLRNPYLVMTTVCIIWAGNAVAGKLAAGHVSPMLLTLLRWIFAVLLIAPFAWGDVRREWPILRRHLALMFVFGGVGFTGFNALFYWALNHTTAINVTIEQSAMPLMVFLGNLLLFHIRFTLLQVVGFLLTVVGVVLTVTHGHPQALLQLDLNRGDALMLIAVFMYGSYTLALRYKPALHWRSTIFVLALSALITAIPFAAYEWTAGYGRWPDLQGWGVVLYIAIFPSLFAQSLYIRGVELIGPNRANLFINLVPIFGSLLAVTLLGESLEGFHMLAILFVLSGLFLAERGAPKPIS, from the coding sequence ATGAATACTTATTTGCGCAATCCCTATCTGGTCATGACAACGGTCTGCATTATTTGGGCAGGCAACGCTGTTGCAGGAAAGCTTGCCGCAGGGCATGTCTCACCCATGCTACTGACCCTGCTGCGGTGGATATTTGCGGTGCTGCTTATTGCGCCCTTTGCCTGGGGAGATGTACGCAGGGAGTGGCCAATACTGCGTCGACATCTGGCATTGATGTTTGTCTTCGGGGGTGTGGGGTTTACGGGGTTTAACGCCTTGTTTTATTGGGCGTTAAACCATACCACCGCAATTAATGTCACCATTGAACAGTCAGCAATGCCGTTGATGGTTTTTTTGGGAAATCTGCTGCTATTTCACATCCGTTTTACCTTGCTACAGGTAGTGGGATTTTTGCTCACGGTGGTTGGTGTCGTGCTGACGGTGACCCATGGCCATCCCCAGGCATTACTGCAGCTAGATTTAAATCGCGGCGATGCTCTAATGTTGATAGCGGTGTTTATGTATGGCAGTTATACCTTGGCGCTGCGATACAAGCCGGCATTACATTGGCGTTCGACCATTTTTGTTCTGGCGCTGTCAGCACTGATTACCGCGATACCTTTTGCGGCATATGAATGGACCGCAGGCTATGGACGTTGGCCCGATCTGCAAGGCTGGGGTGTGGTTCTGTATATCGCCATCTTTCCATCCTTGTTTGCTCAATCACTGTATATTCGCGGGGTGGAATTGATCGGGCCAAACCGCGCTAACCTCTTTATTAATTTGGTGCCAATTTTTGGTTCATTGCTGGCGGTGACGCTATTGGGTGAATCGCTGGAGGGGTTTCATATGCTGGCGATTTTGTTTGTATTAAGCGGTTTGTTTTTGGCAGAACGCGGTGCACCAAAACCTATATCTTAA
- a CDS encoding SDR family oxidoreductase codes for MSHVFIIGATGGVGSRLTAMLIKAGHNVTALHRKPEQAKQLSEAGTTPCLGDIMTMTSDDLASEAKHCDVIVFTAGAAGSGLDRTTAIDGEGVVKAIAAAKANGISRFYLVSVFMDAGRDKPRKDGFEHYMRVKKQADNALVASGLEWVILRPGTLLSEEGDGLVNANFAIPYGSVARGNVAAMLAALIDTPEIKRNIIELTDGDTPIHDAVASLQK; via the coding sequence ATGAGTCATGTTTTTATTATTGGCGCAACCGGTGGAGTCGGCTCTAGGCTGACAGCTATGCTGATAAAAGCGGGCCACAACGTCACAGCCCTTCATCGTAAACCGGAACAGGCCAAACAATTGTCCGAGGCCGGTACCACGCCTTGTCTTGGCGATATTATGACGATGACCAGCGATGATTTGGCAAGCGAGGCAAAGCATTGTGATGTGATTGTTTTCACCGCCGGTGCGGCTGGCAGTGGTTTAGATCGAACAACGGCAATAGATGGTGAGGGTGTTGTTAAAGCCATTGCAGCAGCAAAGGCGAATGGAATCTCCCGTTTTTATCTTGTCTCTGTATTTATGGATGCCGGCCGCGACAAACCCAGAAAAGACGGCTTTGAACATTATATGCGCGTTAAAAAACAAGCCGATAACGCATTGGTTGCCTCTGGTCTTGAGTGGGTGATACTTCGACCTGGCACCTTGCTTAGTGAGGAGGGTGATGGCTTGGTGAATGCAAATTTTGCCATCCCTTATGGATCGGTTGCCCGAGGTAATGTTGCAGCTATGTTGGCGGCACTTATCGATACTCCCGAAATTAAACGCAACATTATTGAGCTAACCGACGGCGATACACCTATTCACGATGCCGTAGCTTCATTGCAAAAATAA